In Bradyrhizobium sp. 1(2017), one DNA window encodes the following:
- a CDS encoding sulfite exporter TauE/SafE family protein, giving the protein MAFLFVLTVGLIAGTISGIVGTGSSIMLMPVLVYAYGPKEAVPIMAVASVMANFSRILAWWREVDWRACAAYSVTGIPAAALGARTLLALPSHAVDIAIGLFLIAMVPVRHWLARHDLKANLWHLAIGGAVIGYLTGIVVSTGPLSVPLFLFYGLSKGAFLATEAASSLGLYLSKSVTFERFGALTADVALKGLIAGSSLMVGAFVAKRFVLHLKPEVFRLLMDGIMLAAGMTMLLNAF; this is encoded by the coding sequence GGCTCCTCGATCATGCTGATGCCGGTGCTGGTCTATGCCTATGGGCCGAAGGAGGCCGTGCCGATCATGGCGGTGGCATCCGTCATGGCGAATTTCTCGCGCATCCTGGCCTGGTGGCGCGAGGTCGACTGGCGGGCCTGCGCGGCCTATTCGGTGACGGGCATTCCGGCCGCAGCGCTCGGCGCGCGGACGCTGCTGGCGCTGCCTTCGCACGCCGTCGATATTGCCATCGGCCTCTTCCTGATCGCGATGGTGCCGGTGCGGCATTGGCTGGCGCGGCACGACCTCAAGGCCAATCTCTGGCACCTCGCCATCGGCGGGGCGGTGATCGGCTATCTCACCGGCATCGTGGTCTCGACCGGTCCGCTCAGCGTGCCGCTGTTCCTGTTCTACGGCCTGTCCAAGGGCGCCTTCCTCGCCACCGAGGCAGCCTCCTCGCTGGGGCTCTATCTCAGCAAGTCGGTGACGTTCGAACGCTTCGGAGCGCTGACCGCCGACGTCGCCCTGAAAGGATTGATCGCGGGCTCATCGCTGATGGTCGGCGCCTTCGTCGCAAAGCGCTTCGTGCTGCACCTGAAGCCGGAGGTGTTTCGCCTGCTGATGGACGGCATCATGCTGGCGGCAGGCATGACGATGCTGTTGAACGCATTCTGA